The Pseudomonadota bacterium DNA segment CGACAAATCCCTCGAACGCGCCGCTGCGGGTTTCGACTCGACCGTAAAGGTACGGCGAGAAGGTGGGGGCGGTGGCCTCCGGCGCATGAAAGCGCACCTGTTCGATGTCCCGCCAGTCGATCTGCTGCACCTGGCCGCTGGCGCCGAGCACCTCCAGGTCGGCACCGATGTCGTCGGAGCCACCGTTCGCCTCGAGCGTTGTGCCGTCGCGCAGGGTCAGCCGGACGCGGTCACCGCCCAGCGCTTCAACCTGGCTAAGCTGGCCAAACTCCACGCTGAAGGACTGGGCCTGCAGGTCGGAGGAGCCGAGCCAGCGAACGAGCTCGATCACGTGGCCGTTAAATTCAAATCGCGGGCCCGGCAGACTGTCTTCGATCCGCTCCCGGTCGTCGTCGGGAAGCTGAGAGAGATCAAATGGTTCAGCTTTGTCGCCGTTAAAGTGGTGGATCCAGTTAGCTTCCTGTTCACCCCAGCGGATGGTGCCCGTGACCTCGCTGTCGTCATCGAGCAGAACCGTGCCGTAGATGTGTCCCCGGTCCAGGTTGGCCGGGGGGCTCTCCATCGGGCTGCTGCTGGCGGCGGTGTCGTCCGCGGAAACCGCGGCCGGCGTGTTGTCCTGGGCGGCGGCCAGGCCCGCAGCGCTGAGCAGGGACAGCGCCAGCGTCGGTGCGAAGCCGCGAGCGTTGCGGCGAGTTATCGTTTTCATGGCCCTATTGTGCTCGCTGAATCGGTCGACCTCAACAATCATTAGTCACGGGCCGTGCTTCGCGCGCTGCCCCCTAAAGGTCTGAAATAGCGGGTATTTTGATAGTAGCTTGGGTCCTCATTCGCCGGGTGCCAGCCGGGGATGCCGAGGACCGGGAGCGGCAGGAGCTGGCGGGTATCGCCGAGTGCTGTAATCCACCGGGCGAGCTGGTCGTCGAGACGTGACAGTGTCTCAGCGGCCGAGGGCTGTCCCTCGCATCGCGGCAACACCACACACTTGGCGGTCAGCCCATCGAACGGTTGGCACAGCTGTTCCAGCAGGCCGTGGCCGAGGGTCAGGGCGTGCAGGCTGCGACCCCAGCCGCCGCGGTGGGTCACAAACAGCTCCTGCCAGCGGTGCGCCCTCAGCATCGACGTAACCTGGGACTCATCACCCACCAGCACCACGCCACATTCATCCAGCAGTGTCGCGGCGTTGCCCGCCGCCGTTCGTTGTTTGGATTCGCCGAGCCAGCCCCGCTCAACCTGCAGGGCGTTGAGGGCAGCCTTGCTGCGCGGCCAGCGGCACCACATGGCGAGGTTAAACAGGTCGTGGACGTGTCCTGGCCGCAATGGCAGCTTGCCCTCGTGATAGACCCTCGCTTCGTACTCTCGCGCGCCGAGCGGCGTAGCTTGCAAAGCCACTTCCATCGGTTGGCCGTCCGGATTGCGTGCGACCTCAGGCAGCAGTTCGGCCAGCTGATGAAGGCTCAGCAGCCGAACGTCGCGTGTCGGACGATGATGGGTGGCCGAGTCTGGCAGATTCGCGTCGCCGCTCCGCGACGTGAGCGCCATGATGCTCTGGAAGCCGCCGAGCGGCGGCACCTCGGCTGTGAGCTCCGGCACCCTGTGGGACGGCGCGCGTGTGGATCTGATCTTCACGGATGCCATAGTGTACTGTGGCGGTCGAGTGGGCTGACGGAGGACGGGGACATGAACGCACCGCTCCGTGCGCGACGGTGGTTCGGCGGCTGGCAAACGGGTAGCAACCGGCTGGCCAGGTTTGGCTTATTGGTGCTGAGCGCTTGTTGCCTGCTGCTGGGGAGCTGCGCGGAGGTTCCCAAAACAACGGCCTGCGAACTTCGCGAGGCTGATCCAACTCGACTTTGCACCCAACAATATGAGCCGGTCTGTGGCTGCGACGGCAAAACCTACGGCAACCGCTGTGTTGCCCAGAGCCAGGGCGTTCCACAGTTCACTCCCGGCCGCTGCGAGGAAAACCATGAGCGACAATGAGACATCCATTTTTGATCTAAACGCGACCCTGCCGGGCGGGGCAAGCCAGCCGCTGGGCGACTATCGAGGCAAGGTCATGCTGATCGTCAATACGGCCAGCAAATGTGGCTTTACGCCACAGTACAAAGGCCTGGAAAAGCTCCACAAGGACCTGGCTGACGAGGGGCTGGTGGTGCTGGGATTCCCATGCAACCAGTTCGGCGCGCAGGAACCGGGCACCAATGAAGAAATCGCGGAGTTCTGTGAGCTAAATTTTGGCGTGAGCTTCCCGCTCTTTGACAAGATTGACGTGAACGGGGACAACGCTGACCCGATCTTCCAGCTGCTGAAGAGCCGCGCGCCCGGCGTGCTGGGCAGCGAGAGCATCAAGTGGAACTTCACCAAGTTCCTGGTCAGCCGGGACGGTGAGAGCGTGACCCGCTATGCTTCCAAGACAGCGCCCGAGGCGATGGAATCGGACATCCGGGCCCTGCTCTGAGGCGATTCATTCCCGGTTCAGCCCGCTTTTGGTCTACTGTGGGCCAGCAAGGGGTAGGCGTAGCGCTGTACCCACCGCCGGCCAGGACGGCCGGCGAGGTAAATGTTTACATTAGGAAGTTTTTATAAGCTCATGAAAAAAATCGTCTTTTGTCTTGTATTTTTAATCCAGCCGGGGTTTGCGATCGCCGATCATCACCATCGGGGCGCCGGTGCGCGGGTGGGCCTGACCATCGTCGACGCCGTATACGGCAGCGATCGGCGCTCCTGTGACGCCCGGCGCGCGCTGCGCCAGTGTGAGGGTCGGGGCCAGTGTGAAATCTTTGCGTCCAACCGCCTGTGCGGCGACCCGGACCGCGGCACGCCCAAGACCCTGCTGGTGCGCTACACCTGCGGGTTTGGCGTCGAGACGATTTATCTGCGCGAGGACGAAG contains these protein-coding regions:
- a CDS encoding DUF3025 domain-containing protein; the protein is MPELTAEVPPLGGFQSIMALTSRSGDANLPDSATHHRPTRDVRLLSLHQLAELLPEVARNPDGQPMEVALQATPLGAREYEARVYHEGKLPLRPGHVHDLFNLAMWCRWPRSKAALNALQVERGWLGESKQRTAAGNAATLLDECGVVLVGDESQVTSMLRAHRWQELFVTHRGGWGRSLHALTLGHGLLEQLCQPFDGLTAKCVVLPRCEGQPSAAETLSRLDDQLARWITALGDTRQLLPLPVLGIPGWHPANEDPSYYQNTRYFRPLGGSARSTARD
- a CDS encoding Kazal-type serine protease inhibitor domain-containing protein; protein product: MNAPLRARRWFGGWQTGSNRLARFGLLVLSACCLLLGSCAEVPKTTACELREADPTRLCTQQYEPVCGCDGKTYGNRCVAQSQGVPQFTPGRCEENHERQ
- a CDS encoding glutathione peroxidase, producing the protein MSDNETSIFDLNATLPGGASQPLGDYRGKVMLIVNTASKCGFTPQYKGLEKLHKDLADEGLVVLGFPCNQFGAQEPGTNEEIAEFCELNFGVSFPLFDKIDVNGDNADPIFQLLKSRAPGVLGSESIKWNFTKFLVSRDGESVTRYASKTAPEAMESDIRALL